Proteins from one Veillonellales bacterium genomic window:
- a CDS encoding alpha/beta-type small acid-soluble spore protein, whose product MSRSKKPVNPAAQKALDQLKEETAAEIGLKDYKNTYKGALTSADNGRVGGNMVRKMIQAQEQQFK is encoded by the coding sequence ATGTCAAGGAGCAAGAAACCTGTAAATCCGGCGGCGCAAAAGGCTCTCGATCAGTTGAAGGAAGAAACTGCTGCAGAAATCGGTTTAAAAGATTACAAGAACACCTATAAAGGTGCACTGACTTCGGCAGACAATGGACGAGTTGGTGGAAACATGGTTCGCAAGATGATTCAGGCTCAGGAGCAACAATTTAAGTAA